From Candidatus Leptovillus gracilis, the proteins below share one genomic window:
- a CDS encoding leucine--tRNA ligase has translation MSSYNPQELEPKWQAKWQETGLYRQVVDKSKPKHYALTMLPYPSGDLHIGHWYAMTPSDARARFMRMKGYNVLFPMGFDAFGLPAENAAIKNNVHPQKWTYANIERMRGQLRSMGAMFDWEREAVSADPKYYKWTQWFFKKLIELGLAYREKAAVDFCPHCNTTLAREQVWGDDRHCERCGTPVIKKELEQWFFKTTDYAEELLDFSGIEWPERVKVMQTNWIGRSEGANVVFKTEFGDEMPIFTTRPDTLWGATFMVMAPEHPLVDKITAPTQAAAVRAYREQAQRLTDIDREAADRDKTGVFTGAYAVNPVNEQRIPIWVADYVLMGYGFGAIMAVPAHDQRDFEFARTFGLPIIPVIAPETGELNADEMTAAYIGPGVMVNSAAINGTAVTDDKGRKNPSIAAAIDWLTAHNAGDEAINYRLRDWLISRQRYWGAPIPVVYCANCGAVPVPDEELPVMLPEDVEFMPTGESPLKFHESFIHTTCPTCGGPALRETDTMDTFMCSSWYQYRYLSPDYDDGPFDPDEGAYWLPVDQYTGGIEHATMHLIYTRFFTKAMREMGLVAFDEPMLALHNQGMVLGEDNEKMSKSRGNVVAPDNLVQKYGADTVRAYLMFFTKWDQGGPWNYDGIRGPQRLLNDVWSVGIHAYQAGQVDEAAAKGLRRKTHQTIRKVTQDMASFSFNTAVAALMELRNLLGEAQRHQHVTAVAWNEAIENLLLLLAPIAPHITEELWAQRGGAYSIHQQPWPIWDEDIAREEEITIAVQVNGKVRDRVTVPAGTPDEEIKVAALAAENVQRYLEGKSPRQVIVVKGRLVNIVM, from the coding sequence ATGAGCAGCTACAACCCGCAAGAATTGGAACCCAAATGGCAGGCAAAGTGGCAAGAGACGGGCCTGTACCGGCAGGTGGTGGACAAAAGCAAACCAAAGCATTACGCCCTGACCATGCTGCCTTATCCATCGGGCGATTTGCACATCGGCCACTGGTATGCCATGACGCCCAGCGACGCCCGCGCCCGTTTCATGCGCATGAAGGGGTACAACGTGCTGTTCCCGATGGGCTTCGACGCCTTCGGCCTGCCGGCCGAAAACGCCGCCATCAAAAACAACGTCCATCCGCAAAAATGGACTTACGCCAACATCGAGCGGATGCGCGGCCAACTGCGCAGCATGGGGGCCATGTTCGACTGGGAGCGCGAAGCGGTCTCCGCCGACCCTAAATATTACAAATGGACCCAGTGGTTCTTCAAAAAGCTCATTGAGTTGGGGCTGGCTTACCGCGAAAAAGCAGCCGTAGATTTTTGTCCCCACTGCAATACCACCCTGGCCCGCGAACAGGTGTGGGGCGACGACCGCCACTGCGAGCGGTGCGGTACACCGGTCATTAAAAAAGAGCTAGAGCAGTGGTTCTTTAAGACCACCGATTACGCCGAAGAGTTGTTGGACTTCAGCGGCATAGAGTGGCCGGAGCGGGTGAAGGTGATGCAAACCAACTGGATCGGCCGTTCTGAAGGGGCCAACGTCGTCTTCAAGACGGAATTTGGTGACGAGATGCCCATCTTCACCACCCGGCCGGACACTTTGTGGGGGGCAACCTTCATGGTGATGGCCCCGGAGCATCCCCTGGTGGATAAAATCACCGCGCCAACACAGGCCGCCGCCGTGCGCGCCTACCGCGAACAGGCGCAGCGCCTGACAGATATAGACCGCGAAGCGGCCGACCGGGACAAGACCGGCGTCTTCACCGGTGCGTATGCCGTCAACCCGGTCAACGAGCAGCGCATCCCCATTTGGGTGGCCGATTATGTGTTGATGGGCTATGGCTTTGGCGCGATTATGGCTGTGCCGGCCCACGACCAGCGCGACTTTGAGTTTGCGCGTACCTTTGGCCTGCCCATCATCCCGGTGATTGCCCCGGAGACAGGCGAATTGAATGCCGACGAGATGACGGCCGCTTATATCGGCCCCGGTGTGATGGTGAACAGTGCGGCAATTAATGGCACGGCCGTTACCGATGACAAAGGTCGCAAAAATCCCTCCATCGCCGCCGCCATTGATTGGCTGACGGCCCACAACGCCGGCGACGAAGCCATCAACTACCGCCTGCGTGACTGGCTGATCAGCCGCCAGCGCTATTGGGGCGCGCCCATCCCGGTGGTCTACTGCGCCAACTGCGGCGCTGTGCCCGTGCCCGACGAAGAACTGCCAGTGATGCTGCCGGAAGACGTTGAGTTTATGCCCACCGGCGAAAGCCCGCTGAAATTCCACGAGTCGTTCATCCATACCACCTGCCCCACCTGTGGCGGACCGGCCCTGCGCGAGACGGATACCATGGACACCTTTATGTGTTCCTCGTGGTATCAATACCGTTATCTGAGTCCCGATTATGACGACGGACCATTTGACCCGGACGAAGGAGCGTATTGGCTGCCGGTGGACCAATACACCGGCGGCATTGAACACGCCACCATGCACCTGATCTACACCCGTTTTTTCACCAAGGCGATGCGCGAGATGGGGCTGGTGGCCTTCGATGAGCCGATGCTGGCGCTGCACAATCAGGGCATGGTGCTGGGCGAAGACAACGAGAAGATGTCGAAGTCGCGCGGCAATGTGGTGGCCCCGGACAATCTGGTGCAAAAATATGGCGCGGATACGGTGCGCGCCTATTTGATGTTCTTCACCAAATGGGACCAGGGCGGCCCCTGGAATTACGATGGCATTCGCGGCCCGCAGCGTTTATTGAATGATGTGTGGTCGGTGGGCATACACGCCTATCAGGCGGGCCAGGTGGATGAGGCGGCAGCCAAGGGGCTGCGCCGCAAGACCCACCAGACCATCCGCAAGGTGACACAGGATATGGCGAGCTTTTCGTTCAACACGGCCGTTGCCGCCCTGATGGAACTGCGCAATCTGTTGGGTGAAGCCCAACGCCACCAACATGTGACGGCCGTTGCCTGGAACGAAGCCATCGAGAATCTGCTGCTGCTGCTGGCCCCCATTGCGCCGCACATCACCGAAGAGCTGTGGGCGCAGCGCGGCGGGGCATACAGCATCCACCAACAGCCCTGGCCCATTTGGGACGAGGACATCGCCAGAGAAGAAGAGATAACCATCGCGGTGCAGGTGAACGGCAAAGTGCGCGACCGGGTGACGGTTCCCGCCGGGACGCCCGACGAGGAAATCAAGGTGGCGGCGCTGGCGGCGGAGAATGTGCAGCGTTACCTGGAGGGGAAATCGCCGCGTCAGGTGATTGTGGTGAAGGGGCGGTTGGTGAATATTGTGATGTAG
- a CDS encoding GNAT family N-acetyltransferase, with protein MEPVLRDFPHEFETERLLIRCPLPGDGPSLNAAVRESLPELRPWMPWAMEEPTLEASEANVRRGYARFLTREDLWLMLLLKGTNTIIGGSGLHRIDWDVPKFEIGYWLSTPYTGQGYVAEAVTAVYHFAVHTLGAKRVEIRCDALNSRSIAVARRANFVHEATLRHERRNHITHELRDSMIFVRFPDDEIHA; from the coding sequence ATGGAACCTGTTTTACGCGACTTCCCCCATGAATTTGAGACAGAGCGACTGCTGATCCGCTGCCCTTTGCCTGGAGACGGGCCATCTTTGAACGCGGCCGTGCGTGAATCCTTGCCGGAATTACGGCCGTGGATGCCCTGGGCAATGGAAGAACCGACCCTTGAGGCTAGCGAGGCCAATGTCCGGCGCGGTTACGCCCGCTTTTTGACCCGCGAAGACCTGTGGCTGATGCTGCTGTTGAAAGGGACCAACACCATCATCGGCGGCAGCGGGCTGCACCGCATTGATTGGGACGTGCCCAAATTTGAGATTGGCTACTGGCTGAGTACACCATACACCGGCCAGGGATATGTTGCGGAAGCGGTAACGGCCGTCTACCATTTTGCCGTCCACACCCTTGGCGCCAAACGGGTAGAAATCCGCTGCGACGCCCTGAACAGCCGCAGCATCGCCGTCGCCCGCCGCGCCAACTTTGTCCACGAAGCCACCCTGCGCCACGAACGGCGCAATCACATCACCCATGAACTGCGCGACTCAATGATTTTTGTCAGGTTTCCCGATGATGAAATCCATGCGTAG
- a CDS encoding response regulator → MTEQATRIILADDHDLVRAGIRNALQDLDNLAIIAEVGNGVELMQALAGQPADLLIMDINMPGFEPLAEIHHIRTQYPHLRILIVSAYDDDIYVQGLLRAGAAIAMASLTSGMNLMSIGISYQYMVRGAVLAAAVIFDVATRNRS, encoded by the coding sequence ATGACTGAACAAGCCACCCGCATTATTCTGGCCGATGACCACGACCTGGTCCGTGCTGGCATCCGCAACGCGCTGCAAGACCTGGACAATCTAGCCATCATTGCCGAGGTGGGCAACGGGGTGGAATTGATGCAGGCGCTGGCCGGGCAGCCGGCCGATTTGCTCATCATGGACATCAACATGCCCGGTTTTGAACCCCTGGCCGAAATCCACCACATCCGCACCCAATATCCCCATCTGCGCATTCTCATTGTCAGCGCCTACGACGACGACATTTACGTCCAGGGCCTTTTAAGAGCGGGAGCCGCCATTGCCATGGCTTCGCTGACGAGCGGCATGAATTTGATGAGCATTGGCATTTCTTACCAGTATATGGTGCGCGGCGCGGTGCTGGCAGCTGCCGTTATTTTTGACGTGGCGACGCGGAATAGAAGCTGA